From Gloeomargarita sp. SKYB120, one genomic window encodes:
- the def gene encoding peptide deformylase: MQATTILQCGHPLLRQPAQPVTDVGHPQVQALAEDLVRVCQDARGVGLAAPQVGVPWQMIVVASRPNPRYPHAPLMEPLVMINPEIVAMDGEPVWGWEGCLSVPNQRGLVARVPWVQVRYVNVQGEEMTQEFSDFVARIVQHEYDHLQGKLFLDRQPQRLLSEAEYQAQIVNA, from the coding sequence CTTACAGTGCGGTCATCCCCTCCTCCGCCAGCCAGCTCAACCGGTTACAGACGTGGGCCATCCACAGGTACAGGCTCTGGCAGAGGACTTGGTCCGGGTTTGCCAGGACGCTCGGGGGGTAGGGTTAGCTGCGCCGCAAGTCGGGGTACCGTGGCAGATGATAGTAGTGGCATCACGGCCCAACCCCCGCTATCCCCATGCGCCCTTGATGGAACCCCTGGTGATGATCAACCCCGAAATCGTGGCGATGGACGGTGAACCGGTGTGGGGCTGGGAAGGGTGTTTGAGTGTACCCAATCAACGTGGTTTAGTGGCGCGGGTGCCCTGGGTGCAGGTGCGATATGTGAACGTGCAGGGCGAAGAAATGACCCAGGAATTTAGCGATTTTGTGGCGCGGATTGTCCAGCATGAGTACGACCATCTCCAGGGGAAACTATTTTTGGACCGTCAACCGCAACGACTCTTGAGCGAAGCGGAATATCAAGCCCAGATAGTGAACGCCTGA